A segment of the Thermococcus sp. genome:
TACCCCTACCTCTTCCGCGTTCTCGTTGAGGAGAGGAACGGGATTATGGCACGGAACCTCGTCTCCGCTGTGGACGAACTTAAACTAAGTGGAATCAGAAGGCCAAAGGTGATAGCGGTCGTTGGTCTCGGCCACAAGCCTGGAATAGAGCACTTCCTCGACCGTGTAAAGGAGAGAAACTACTGGGACTACGGTGTGAGTCGTTACGTTTATATTTGATGCCGTCAATTTAAGCCGGGGATTGCTATGAAGGACAGGCTGGAGAAGATGCTCAACGTCAAAATCCTGGATATGGAGGAGCTTGAGGACAAAATAGTCGTTTATGTCCCTGAGGACCAGGTTAGAATCGCGGTCGGAAGTGGCGGTGCCGCGGTAAAGGCGGCTGAACTTGTCATAGGCAAGAAGATTGAAGTCAAGAGCAAGTGACGGCGGATTAATTCCACCCGCTGTTTTTTAGTTCCCCTTCTCCCAGCTTCCGCGTTAGTCTTTTCTCCCCGGGAGCTTTTTCAGTAGTATAACACTTTTAGTGATACAAATGGGAAAGGTTAAATAGGGACGTTCCTACTTACTCTGGTGATGCTCATGGAGTACAAGAACCCGATTGGAGTTGACCTTGAGACCGGCGTTATCCCCGGCGCCAAGAAGCTCGTCAGGAAACTGAGCGACCTCAGGGGTTACTTCCTCGATGGAGAAGCCTACAACGAACTCCTCAAGGACGACCCCATCGTTTACGAAGTCTACGCGGTGGAGCAGGAGGAGAAGGACGGCGACCTCAACTTCGCGACTACGGTTCTCTACCCCGGAAAGGTTGGGAAAGAGTTCTTCTTCACGAAGGGGCACTTCCATGCAAAGGCCGACAGGGCCGAGATATACTACGG
Coding sequences within it:
- a CDS encoding glucose-6-phosphate isomerase codes for the protein MEYKNPIGVDLETGVIPGAKKLVRKLSDLRGYFLDGEAYNELLKDDPIVYEVYAVEQEEKDGDLNFATTVLYPGKVGKEFFFTKGHFHAKADRAEIYYGLKGKGGMLLQTSEGKVEWISMKTGTVVYVPPYWAHRTVNTGNEPFIFLAVYPADAGHDYGSIKDKGFAKLVIEEDGKVKVVDNPRWSE
- a CDS encoding KH domain-containing protein, translating into MKDRLEKMLNVKILDMEELEDKIVVYVPEDQVRIAVGSGGAAVKAAELVIGKKIEVKSK